Genomic window (Bacteroides sp. AN502(2024)):
AAGATCGCCAATCTCCTTGAGGTAAGAATTCATCTTTTGATTGGTAAGAACAGGGAAAAGTCGGCCGTCACGATAAGTCTTGTGATTGTATTTGGCAATGAGGCTCTTGGGAATGTCCAACAAGAGCACATTGGTCTCCACATTCGTTTTTTGCCGCTTGGTCATAATCCACTGCTTGTCATCGAGCGTCACGATATTGTCGGGAGTGAGATTGGACACATCGATATATGCCAACCCCGTGAAGCAGGAGAATATGAAAATATCCCGTACCAAAGCCAATCGCTCGATGCTCAAATCCTTGTTGGCGATTCGAAGAATTTCCTCGTCTGTGAGGAAACCACGATCGACAGGCTCTAAGTGAAAACGATGGTTGACAAAAGGGTCATGGAGGAGAAAACCGTGTCTGAAAGCATAGAGAGTAACGGTCTTTAAGGTTTTCATTTTCTTTACAGATGTATTGAACGCACATCCGCCGATGGTACGGAGATAAAGCTCGAATTCCTCAATTACGGATGGGGTAAGCTCGGTCAGACCTATATCCTTTCTGCCGTACTTGAAAGAAAGAAATTCGGAAAAATGACGGCGCAGCACACTGTATTTTTGCAGACTTGCCTTGCTTAGGTTTACTCCGACACGCTGCCGGACATTCTCTATGAATCTATCGAAAATCGGAAGGAAGGTGCTGTATTCACGACTCTTGCCGGAATAATACGAGCGAATCTTATCCAAAGACAGGTTCTCATCATCTTCCAGTTTGCGGAAAATGGCATGAAGTGTGGTGGAAATACTGTCCAAAGAGGAGTTTACAGACAACACCTCAGCCGTTCGTCCTTTCATCCGGCTGGTTGTATTGTTCCACAAGGACTTGTTCACGAATATCTTCGTGGAACCGAAATTTGCCATCTCACCGTTAAGAAACACTCGGAGCATGACGGGCGACTTGCCTTCTTTGTTCTCATAGTTGGAACGCAGGTAGAAGGAGACCTTGAAATTCATTTTCATAACGCAACATTCTTTTGTTGTAGCACTCGGCTGCAAAGTTAATATTTAGCATACTGATAAAGAAAGAGTTATTGCCGTCAATATGCTATTCGGAATGCCGTCACTGCTACATTTTTTGTATGCTGAATTTTTGTGTAGCAGTAAGTGTAGCAGAATATGACCGAATGATGACTATCGAAACATGGGCTTATGCCGTCAAGCTATAGAGGTATATACAAAGAAAAATCGTTGTAAAACCTTGATTTTACAACGATTAGCAAATTTTTGAAGGCTAAATTGACTACCTTTTTGAAGCCTATTTGAAGCCCATTTGCGGAGAGACAGGGATTCGAACCCCGGGAAGTGTTACCTTCAACGGTTTTCAAGACCGCCGCAATCGACCACTCTGCCACCTCTCCAAAATTCCCTTTCAGAAGTGCTTTCCGTTGGAAGCGGTGCAAAGGTACGAATCATTTTTAATTCTGCAAATATTCTGATATTTTTTTCGCGAATTAATCCAATATTGTCCTAAATAAATTTTGAGCATGAGCTAACTGACTATACTGTTAAGTATAGCCTCGAGAGTTCAAAATCAATCCCCCCTAATCGTTTTCGATGGTTTCGGGAGGTGGTGTAAATGGTTGATCAAGCCATTTTTGGAGGTCGATTTTGGTAAATGTGTTCAGCCGGAGCGTGACCACAAGGTTAGCCAATGCCCATTTGTATCTTGCGATGTGCTTTAGCCATGTCAGAATCAGCATTGTAGTCATAGCAGTCCATATTTGGGTCTCTACGGCATTGCGGGATGTGCCGATAAAGCTCTTGATGCGTAGCAGTTGCTTGAGGTTGCGAAAGAAGATTTCTATGTTCCACCGAGCCTTGTACAGAGCCGCTATGCTTGATGCTGCCAATGTGAAGTTGTTTGTGAGTAACTCAATTTCAAAACCGTGTTCATCGTTCCATACTGCGATGCGACGTAAACGTTTGGGATATTTGGATTTGGCCGCCGAGAGTTCGAACTCGATTATTTCGTCAATAAGTACATTCTGAGCGTGTTTTTCAGGCAAAGGCAACTCCTCTATGGCTTTGTACCGGATATTGTCTTTATGACGCACTACAAAGAACACGTTGCTGCTGTCCCAATTATTCAGCAATGAGTAGTCACAGTAGCCTCGGTCGGCTACTACAATACTATACGGATGTAACTCAATATCAAAAGCAGCTTTGTTGTCGGTGGTTTTGCCATCGGTGATATTCACGAACTCCGGCAAAAGACTGTCATAGTCCAATAGCGTGTGCATCTTGACCGCCCCCTTGGTGGTAGTGTAATGTGCCCAGTCATATATTGACAGAGTCAATGACACCAATGTGGAGTCGAGCAGTTTTATCGGCATCTTGAAACGGAACTTTCTTCGTTGCCATAGGGCTTGCTGTCCGAAATACTGAAACAACGAGTAGAATATGCCGCGAAAAACCGAACTGTCTCGGTTGGCGTTCTGATATGCTACCGTTGACTTGGATGGTGCACGGTTGATTCCCAAATGATTGAGGTTGCCGGTGGCTGATTTCAGCCCGTTTGAGATATCTCTGACTGAATCACATCCTGAGAATTGGCTGAAAATCATGCTAACAAACTGACTCCATGTATTGTAGCCCTTGCAATGCTTGTCTGACCCCGAAGATTTTATGATTTTCCTGATATTTTCTTTCGGGAGATGTGATATTACCTGTGCGAAAAGTGTTATATTTGCCATAGGAAGTAGATGAGTTGGTAGCTTGCTACTAAGGTAGTCATTTTACCTTAGTTCTACTTCCTTTTTATTTGTTCCCCCCAATTTATTTAGGACAATATTGGAATTAATCGTATTTTTGCAGCTCATTAGTAAGAAGAAAAATATGATATACCCTCACAACTTTGAGCAAAAGATAGGATTCGACCAGATAAGACAGTTACTAAAAGATAAGTGTCTCAGTACTTTAGGCAAAGAAAGAGTTGCAGGCATGAATTTTTCCGAACAATATGAAGAGATTGAGGAGAGATTAAATCAAGTAACAGAGTTTGTCCGCATTATCCAGGAAGAGGACGGATTTCCCGATCAGTTTTTCTTTGACGTCCGTCCTTCACTCAAGCGTGTGCGGATAGAACGAATGTATTTGGACGAACAAGAGCTATTCGATCTACGCCGTTCATTAGAAACCATCCATGACATTGTACGCTTCTTGCATCGGAACGAAGATGAAGAAGAAAACAACGCCCCCTACCCCAGCCTGAAACGACTGTCAGGAGATATTGCCGTTTTCCCCCAACTGATAAGGAAAATAGACGGCATCCTTGACAAATATGGAAAAATCAAGGATAATGCCTCTACCGAATTGGCCCGCATACGTCACGAACTTACCAGTACGATGGGAAATATTTCCCGTTCATTAAATAGTATCCTGCGCAGCGCACAATCCGAAGGATACGTGGACAAAGACGTAACACCCACCATGCGTGACGGACGTCTGGTGATTCCGGTTGCCTCCGGAGTCAAACGAAAAATCAAAGGTATCGTACATGATGAATCCGCCAGCGGAAAAACAGTGTTTATAGAGCCTGCGGAAGTAGTGGAAGCCAACAATCGCATCCGTGAACTCGAAAGCGACGAACGGCGTGAAATCATTCGCATCCTTACCGAGTTCTCAAACATGCTCCGTCCATCTATCCCGGAAATACTCCAATCATACGAATTTCTGGCAGAGATCGATTTTATCCGTGCGAAAAGCTACTTTGCCATACAGACCCATAGCCTGAAACCCACCGTGGAGAATGAGCAACTACTGGATTGGACGATGGCCGTGCATCCTTTATTACAACTTTCACTAGCCAAACATGGAAAGAAAGTCGTACCACTGGATATACAGCTCGACCCCAAACAACGCATCCTTATTATATCCGGACCGAACGCCGGGGGAAAGTCCGTCTGTTTGAAAACAGTCGGTTTGCTGCAATATATGCTGCAATGCGGTATGCTGATTCCCTTGCACGAACGTAGTCGCACCGGAATATTCAGTAGCATCTTTATCGATATCGGTGATGAGCAATCTATTGAAGACGATTTGAGCACCTACTCTTCTCACCTGACCAATATGAAAATCATGATGAAGAGCTGCAACAAACGGAGTCTCATCCTGATTGACGAGTTCGGCGGAGGCACGGAGCCACAAATCGGAGGTGCCATTGCCGAAGCCGTGCTGAAACGTTTCAATCAGAAAGGAACATTCGGAGTCATTACCACCCACTACCAGAATCTGAAACACTTTGCCGAAGAGCATGAAGGAGTAGTGAACGGCGCCATGCTTTACGACCGTCATCTCATGCAAGCACTTTTCCAATTGCAAATCGGAAATCCGGGAAGTTCGTTTGCCGTAGAAATCGCACGAAAAATCGGACTACCGGAAGATGTCATCGCAGATGCTTCGGAGATCGTAGGAAGCGAATATATCAACGCAGACAAATACCTTCAGGACATTGTGCGCGACAAGCGTTACTGGGAAGGAAAACGTCAAACCATCCGTCAACGGGAAAAGCACATGGAAGAGACCATCGCCCGTTACCAGGCAGAGATGGAAGAATTGCAAAAATCCCGGAAAGAGATTATCCGGCAAGCAAAAGAAGAAGCCCAACGCATGCTTCAGGAATCAAATGCCCGCATTGAAAATACGATTCGCAAGATAAAGGAAGCGCAAGCCGAAAAGGAGAAGACACGCCAGGCACGTCAGGAACTGGCCGATTTCCGAACCTCTTTGGATGCATCGGCATCTAAGGAGCAGGAAGAGAAAATCGCCCGGAAAATGGAGAAACTAAAGGAGAAGCAAGAGCGGAAGAGAAACAAAAAAAGTGAACCGAAAGCTGTAACATCTTCTCCATTGAGTGTCCCGAAAGTAGTGCCGATTGCGGTAGGAGAAAATGTAAAGATCAAAGGACAGACAAGCGTCGGACAAGTGATGGAAATCAATGGCAAGAATGCGACTGTTGCCTTTGGAAGTATCAAAACGACCGTCAAAACAGACCGGCTGGAACATGTCAGTCATGCACCCAAGACGGAAGGGATTGCCAAAAGCACCTTTGTCAGTAGCCAAACACACGATCAGATGTACGAAAAGAAACTTAGCTTCAAACAGGATATTGATGTGCGCGGAATGCGTGGAGACGAAGCCTTACAGGCGGTCACCTATTTTATTGATGATGCCATATTGGTCGGCATGAATCGAGTGCGTATCCTTCACGGCACAGGAACAGGAATACTTCGTACACTGATCCGCCAATATCTGGCCACCGTACCGGGAGTCAGTCATTATGCCGACGAACATGTACAGTTCGGCGGTGCCGGAATCACAGTAGTCGATTTCGACTAACGTGTAAACAAAAGGAATCCAAGGAGCTTGTTCGCATTTAGACGAGTCGATCTTTCTATTTCCAATGATGAATTACAAACGGATGCCGGAAGCGGAAGGCTGTACGGGCATTTATTTGCCTGGATTATAACGACAATTATCGGTATTGTTGTATATTTGCACTTCAGAAAAAAATGGTATTAACAAAATCCATCATGAGTCATGAAATCAATTAAAGAGCTATATAGAATAGGTACAGGCCCTTCCAGCAGCCACACAATGGGACCACGCAAGGCCGCCGAAATGTTTTTGGAACGTCATCCGGACGCAGCATCCTTTAAAGTAACCCTATACGGCAGTTTGGCAGCTACTGGCAAAGGGCACATGACAGATATAGCCATTATAGACACTTTACGGCCCATCGCTCCGATAGAAATTGTGTGGCAACCCAAAGTCTTCCTACCGTTCCATCCCAATGGAATGACATTTACAGCTTTGGACAACAATAATAAAGTGCAGGAAAACTGGACTGTCTATAGTATCGGCGGCGGTGCACTGGCAGAAAGCAGCCATCCGACCATCGAAAGTCCGGATGTGTACGGTATGGAAAACATGACCGAGATACTCCAATGGTGCGAAGATACCGGAAAAAGTTATTGGGAATATGTGAAAGAATGTGAGGAAGAAGATATATGGGATTATCTGGCTGAAGTCTGGGCCACCATGAAAGATGCCATTCACCGTGGACTGGAAGAGGAAGGAGTACTTCCCGGCCCACTGAATCTCAGACGAAAAGCCTCCACCTATTACATACGTGCTACCGGATACAAACAATCCCTGCAATCCAGAGGACTCGTCTTTTCTTATGCTCTGGCAGTAAGTGAAGAGAATGCTTCCGGTGGAAAAATTGTGACAGCTCCTACCTGCGGTTCCTGCGGAGTGATGCCTGCCGTACTATATCATCTCCAGCAAAGCCGTGATTTCAGTGATATGCGCATTCTACGCGCGTTGGCCACTGCCGGATTGTTTGGCAACATTGTCAAATTCAATGCATCCATTTCCGGAGCAGAAGTAGGTTGTCAGGGAGAAGTAGGCGTAGCCTGCGCAATGGCTTCGGCTGCCGCCAATCAATTATTCGGAGGTAGTCCCGCACAAATCGAATATGCAGCAGAAATGGGATTGGAACACCATCTGGGAATGACGTGCGACCCGGTATGTGGATTGGTGCAAATTCCCTGCATCGAACGAAATGCATACGCTGCCGCACGTGCGCTGGATGCTAATCTTTATTCAGCTTTCACCGATGGTATGCACCGTGTCTCTTTCGACAAAGTAGTGCAAGTAATGAAGCAGACCGGACACGACCTTCCATCGCTTTACAAAGAAACAAGCGAAGGAGGATTAGCCAAGGATTATCAACAAATGTAATCATAAAAACAAGCCCCGGCTTTGTTATTATCCAAGGTTTATGCAACTTTCGGCATAAAGCTTTTCGTTATGCCGAAGAATCAATAAGAGGCTGTCTGACAAGTCCTATTTTAACGATTTCACCCCTGCCGGAATATGCTTTGACAGGGGTGACTTCTAATTTTTGAGACCTGTTAGACAGCCTCTTCAAAAGGATGACATTCTGCTTATTTATACTCTGCCCAACTCCTGATAGCCACATCGTCCACACTCATCGTACAGAAAGCATTGATAAATGCGCTGGCCAACCGGGCATTCGTAATCAACGGAATATTCAAGTCGATGGCGGCACGACGAATTTTATATCCATTATCCAATTCTCCGGCTGTCAGGTTCTTTGGTATATTGACCACCATATCGATTTCCTTGCTATGAAGCATCTCCAATGCCTGTGGATGTCCCTCCTCACTCGGCCAATAAACATGAGTACTTTCAATTCCATTCTCTGCAAGTGTTTTGTGTGTACCACCCGTTGCAAAGAGTTTATATCCCTTATTTACCAACATACGGGCTGCATCCATCATATCAGCTTTCTGCTTCATCGTACCCGTAGAAAGCAGGATATTCTTCTTCGGAATACGATAGCCCACGGAAAGCATCGCTTTAAGTATGGCACAAGAAGTATCCGTACCGATACAGCCCACTTCACCGGTAGAAGCCATATCTACCCCCAATACCGGATCGGCTTTCTGCAGACGGTTGAAGGAGAACTGGGAAGCCTTGATTCCGACATAATCCAGTTCGAAGAGATTCTTCTCCGGTTTCTCCACAGGCAGACCAAGCATCACTTTCGTTGCCAGCTCGATAAAGTTGATCTTCAACACCTTGCTGACAAACGGAAAAGAACGGCTGGCACGAAGATTACATTCGATGACCTTGATATCGTTGTCTTTCGCCAGATATTGAATATTGAACGGACCGGAGATATTCAAAGCCTTGGCAATCTCACGACTGATACGCTTGATACGGCGAACTGTTTCTACATACAACTTCTGTGGTGGAAACTGAATCGTAGCGTCACCGGAGTGCACTCCCGCAAACTCAATATGTTCACTAATAGCGTATGCCACGATTTCTCCATTCTGCGCCACAGCATCCATTTCCACCTCCTTGGCGTGTTCGATGAATTGGCTTACCACCACCGGATGTTTCTTCGATACATTGGCTGCCAGTTTAAGGAAACGTTCCAATTCTTCCTGATTGGAACAGACATTCATTGCAGCCCCCGAAAGCACGTAAGACGGACGGACAAGTACGGGAAAACCGACTTCTTCAACAAACTCCTGAATGTCATCCATCGAAGTCAACTCACGCCAACGAGGCTGATCCACACCGATACGGTCGAGCATGGCAGAGAACTTCTCACGGTCCTCGGCATTGTCAATGCTCTTGGCACTTGTACCAAGAATATGGATATGCTGTGCATCCAGGCGTAAAGCAAGATTATTCGGAATCTGACCACCGGTAGATACAATCACGCCATGTGGATTCTCAAGTTCCAGAATATCCATCACACGCTCAAAACTCAGTTCGTCGAAGTATAGACGGTCGCACATATCGTAGTCCGTAGACACGGTTTCAGGATTATAGTTAATCATCACGCTGCGCCATCCTTCCTTGCGAATCGTATTCAAAGCCTGAACACCACACCAGTCAAATTCTACCGAAGAGCCGATACGGTAAGCACCGGAACCCAATACGACAATAGACTTATGATCGCCCAGATAATGTACATCATTCGCTACACCACTATAAGTAAGGTACAGATAATTGGTTTGGGCCGGATATTCTGCAGCCAGCGTATCAATCTGTTTCACAACCGGAAGGATCCCCACACGCTTACGATGATTACGGATATAAAGAATTCCCTCTTCCATGTCTCCCTCGTAGCCGACAGCACGGGCAATCTGGAAATCAGAAAAACCCTGAACTTTAGCTTTACGAAGCAATTCGTCCGGCAAATCGGCAATCTGTTTGTGGTTATTTCCCCAACTATGCAACTCCTCGGAAGTGTTCATGATATTCATCAACTTCCGGAGGAACCATTTATCAATCTTCGTAAGTTCATGCACCTGGTCGATGGTATATCCGGCACGGAACGCTTTCGAAATGACAAAAATACGTTTGTCAGTCGGTTCACGTAATGCCTTATCAATATCCGGAATAACCAATTCCTTGTTTTCTACAAATCCATGCATTCCCTGTCCGATCATACGAAGCCCTTTCTGAATCACCTCTTCAAAAGTGCGTCCGATGGCCATTACCTCACCTACAGATTTCATCGAAGAGCCCAATTCTTTATCAACCCCATGGAATTTCCCCAGATCCCAACGCGGTATTTTACAAACCACATAATCCAGTGCAGGTTCAAAGAAGGCAGAAGTCGTTTTCGTTACAGAGTTTTTCAAGTCGAATAATCCGTAACCCAGTCCCAACTTGGCAGCAACAAAAGCCAGCGGATAACCGGTTGCCTTGGATGCCAAAGCAGAAGAACGGGAAAGACGGGCGTTCACTTCAATCACCCGATAATCTTCGGATTCGGGATCGAAGGCATATTGTACGTTACATTCCCCCACAATACCCACATGGCGGATGATACGTATGGCCAACTCGCGAAGTTTATGGTATTCTTTATTCGTAAGCGTTTGCGACGGAGCGATGACAATAGATTCACCGGTATGAATACCCAACGGATCGAAGTTCTCCATATTACAAACGGTGATACAGTTGTCGAAGCGGTCACGCACCACTTCATATTCCACTTCCTTCCAGCCACGCAGTGATTTTTCCACCAATACCTGCGGAGAGAAAGAGAATGCTTTTTCTACCAAAATATTCAGTTGCTCTTCGTTATCACAAAAACCCGAACCCAAGCCACCCAATGCATAAGCTGCACGAACAATGACCGGATAGCCCAGCTCTTTCGCCGCCCAACGGGCATCTTCCGCATTTTCCACGGCCTCACTCTGAATGGTCTTTACATTGATCTCATTCAATTTCTGAACGAACAGTTCACGGTCTTCGGTATCCATAATAGCTTGTACCGGAGTACCGAGCACCTGTACATTATATTTCTCCAGGATGCCTTCCTTATATAAAGCCACTCCACAATTCAAAGCCGTCTGTCCACCGAATGCCAGCATGATACCTTCCGGCTTCTCTTTTTGAATCACTTTCTCTACGAAATAGGGAGTCACCGGAAGGAAGTAAATCTGATCCGCCACTCCTTCAGACGTCTGTACCGTAGCAATATTGGGATTAATAAGAATGGTCTCAATACCTTCTTCTTTCAGGGCTTTGAGTGCCTGCGAACCAGAATAGTCGAACTCACCGGCCTCACCGATTTTCAGGGCACCGGAACCCAGCAGCAATACTTTCTTTATATTTTCTTTCATGATTGTCGGTTATTTTAGCAGGTTTACAAATTCATCGAACAGGAATTCCGTATCCGTAGGTCCGCTCGCCGCTTCCGGATGGAATTGTGCAGAAAACCAAGGATTCTTTTTATGTCTGATTCCCTCATTGGATCCATCGTTCATATTGATGAACAACGGCTCCCAGTCTGCACTCAACGTATTATTATCTACAGCGTAACCGTGATTTTGTGAAGTGATAAAACAACGCTCCGTACCTACCATACGCACCGGCTGGTTGTGGCTACGATGTCCGTATTTCAATTTATAAATCTTAGCTCCGCCTGCTTTTGAAAGCAACTGGTTTCCCATGCAGATACCGAAGATAGGCAATTTCTCGTTTGCCATCGCCTTGCGAATATGCTGCACTGCAGCATCACAAGTATCCGGATCGCCCGGTCCGTTGGAGATAAATAACCCGTCAAATTCGAGTCCGTTGTAATCATAATCCCAAGGAACACGGATCACTTCTACTCCCCGTTTCAACAGACAACGAATAATATTCGCCTTCACACCGCAATCCACCAAAACTACTTTCTGTAATGAAGAATGAGGAATGGAGAATGAAGAATCAGCTGTGCTACAGCGACTCGTTCCATCGGGGAAATAATGAATGATTTCTTTACAGGAAACTCGGTCTACATAGTTGATATCACTATAAGACGGAAATTCGTCCTTGTCCATACTTACTTCTTCATTTTCAGGATCGAAAACGATTTTCCCCATCATCACCCCATGCTCACGAAGCACCTTGGTCAGCTCGCGGGTATCGATGCCTGTAATGCCGGGAACTTGCTCGCGTTTCAGCCAGTCACCGAGACTTTCCACTGCGTTCCAATGGCTGTATTCATAAGAATAGTCACTTACGATAATCGCTTCCGCATGGATTTTCTCACTTTCCATGAACGTAGGAAGTCCATTCGGTTCGATGGTAAAAGGAGGAACACCGTAATTGCCTACCAAAGGATAGGTAAGCGTCATCAACTGTCCGGCATAGGAGGGATCGGTAAGGCTCTCCGGATATCCGGTCATGGCAGTATTAAAAACTACTTCGCCCGCCACCGGCTTCTCGTAGCCAAACGACTTACCGGAAAACCGGCTCCCGTCGTCAAGGATTAATGTCACATTTCTCATTCTTAGTATTGAATCGTTGTATGGTTGTTAGAATTGATACATTTGTTCTATGTAATTGATGAATGCGCGGTTCACCATTCTCACCCCTCCAGGGGTAGGGTAATTGCCGCTAAAATACCAGTCGCCCTGATGATGCGGACAAGCCTCGTGCAGTCCTTCCAACGGTTGATAGACGATTTCCACTTTCGCTTTTGTCCCCTTGGGCGTCAGCAGTTCCACCATCTTGGCTGAGATTTCCTCATCGGTGAATGGAGCGTAAATGTCTTTCACATAGTTGACCATCTGTTCCTTCGGCAGCCCCACCTGATCTTTCGATTTACGGTATGCAGCTGCAATCACGTCTTTCATATCCCGCTCTTTTAATAGCTCGACAGCAGCTCTGAAAGCGATAAACTCGCTCATCTTTGCCATATCTATACCGTAATAGTCAGGATAACGCACTTGCGGAGAAGAAGACACGATCACAATCTTCTTCGGACCCAGCCGATCGAGGATACCGATAATGCTTTGCTTCAGTGTAGTACCCCGCACAATGCTGTCGTCGATAATCACCAGATTATCGACACCGGGTACCAGACTTCCGTAGGTGATATCATACACATGGGCAGCCAAATCATTCCGGCTGTTTCCCTCAGCGATGAACGTGCGGAGTTTGATGTCCTTGATTGCCACCTTTTCGCTACGAATACGACGGGAAAGAATAATTTCCAGCTCATCCATGTTAGGATGATGACCCAATGCGGCGATCTGCTGCACTTTCTCCTCGTTCAAGTAATCGTCCAATCCCTGCAACATTCCATAGAAAGCAACCTCCGCAGTGTTGGGGATAAAAGAGAAAACCGTATGATCTATATCATGATTGATTGCTTTCAGAATTTTCGGAACCAGCTTCTCGCCCAGCCGTTTTCTCTCTTTATAAATCTCGGCATCGCTGCCACGGGAGAAATAAATGCGTTCGAAAGAACATGCTTGGTTTTTGCGCGGCTTGTTTATCTGCGAAGTACGTATGTTACCCTCTTTGCTGATGAGCAATGCCTGTCCCGGTTGCAATTCTTTAATTCCCTCCAATGGGACATTCAAAACAGTCTGAATCACGGGACGTTCGGAAGCAAGAACAGCTATTTCATCATCCTGGTACCAGAATGCAGGCCGGA
Coding sequences:
- a CDS encoding site-specific integrase, encoding MKMNFKVSFYLRSNYENKEGKSPVMLRVFLNGEMANFGSTKIFVNKSLWNNTTSRMKGRTAEVLSVNSSLDSISTTLHAIFRKLEDDENLSLDKIRSYYSGKSREYSTFLPIFDRFIENVRQRVGVNLSKASLQKYSVLRRHFSEFLSFKYGRKDIGLTELTPSVIEEFELYLRTIGGCAFNTSVKKMKTLKTVTLYAFRHGFLLHDPFVNHRFHLEPVDRGFLTDEEILRIANKDLSIERLALVRDIFIFSCFTGLAYIDVSNLTPDNIVTLDDKQWIMTKRQKTNVETNVLLLDIPKSLIAKYNHKTYRDGRLFPVLTNQKMNSYLKEIGDLCGITKNLTFHVARHSFASLITLEAGVPIETISRMLGHSDISTTQVYARVSPKKLFEDMDKFIEATQDFKLTL
- a CDS encoding IS4 family transposase, whose product is MANITLFAQVISHLPKENIRKIIKSSGSDKHCKGYNTWSQFVSMIFSQFSGCDSVRDISNGLKSATGNLNHLGINRAPSKSTVAYQNANRDSSVFRGIFYSLFQYFGQQALWQRRKFRFKMPIKLLDSTLVSLTLSIYDWAHYTTTKGAVKMHTLLDYDSLLPEFVNITDGKTTDNKAAFDIELHPYSIVVADRGYCDYSLLNNWDSSNVFFVVRHKDNIRYKAIEELPLPEKHAQNVLIDEIIEFELSAAKSKYPKRLRRIAVWNDEHGFEIELLTNNFTLAASSIAALYKARWNIEIFFRNLKQLLRIKSFIGTSRNAVETQIWTAMTTMLILTWLKHIARYKWALANLVVTLRLNTFTKIDLQKWLDQPFTPPPETIEND
- a CDS encoding endonuclease MutS2, yielding MIYPHNFEQKIGFDQIRQLLKDKCLSTLGKERVAGMNFSEQYEEIEERLNQVTEFVRIIQEEDGFPDQFFFDVRPSLKRVRIERMYLDEQELFDLRRSLETIHDIVRFLHRNEDEEENNAPYPSLKRLSGDIAVFPQLIRKIDGILDKYGKIKDNASTELARIRHELTSTMGNISRSLNSILRSAQSEGYVDKDVTPTMRDGRLVIPVASGVKRKIKGIVHDESASGKTVFIEPAEVVEANNRIRELESDERREIIRILTEFSNMLRPSIPEILQSYEFLAEIDFIRAKSYFAIQTHSLKPTVENEQLLDWTMAVHPLLQLSLAKHGKKVVPLDIQLDPKQRILIISGPNAGGKSVCLKTVGLLQYMLQCGMLIPLHERSRTGIFSSIFIDIGDEQSIEDDLSTYSSHLTNMKIMMKSCNKRSLILIDEFGGGTEPQIGGAIAEAVLKRFNQKGTFGVITTHYQNLKHFAEEHEGVVNGAMLYDRHLMQALFQLQIGNPGSSFAVEIARKIGLPEDVIADASEIVGSEYINADKYLQDIVRDKRYWEGKRQTIRQREKHMEETIARYQAEMEELQKSRKEIIRQAKEEAQRMLQESNARIENTIRKIKEAQAEKEKTRQARQELADFRTSLDASASKEQEEKIARKMEKLKEKQERKRNKKSEPKAVTSSPLSVPKVVPIAVGENVKIKGQTSVGQVMEINGKNATVAFGSIKTTVKTDRLEHVSHAPKTEGIAKSTFVSSQTHDQMYEKKLSFKQDIDVRGMRGDEALQAVTYFIDDAILVGMNRVRILHGTGTGILRTLIRQYLATVPGVSHYADEHVQFGGAGITVVDFD
- a CDS encoding L-serine ammonia-lyase; amino-acid sequence: MKSIKELYRIGTGPSSSHTMGPRKAAEMFLERHPDAASFKVTLYGSLAATGKGHMTDIAIIDTLRPIAPIEIVWQPKVFLPFHPNGMTFTALDNNNKVQENWTVYSIGGGALAESSHPTIESPDVYGMENMTEILQWCEDTGKSYWEYVKECEEEDIWDYLAEVWATMKDAIHRGLEEEGVLPGPLNLRRKASTYYIRATGYKQSLQSRGLVFSYALAVSEENASGGKIVTAPTCGSCGVMPAVLYHLQQSRDFSDMRILRALATAGLFGNIVKFNASISGAEVGCQGEVGVACAMASAAANQLFGGSPAQIEYAAEMGLEHHLGMTCDPVCGLVQIPCIERNAYAAARALDANLYSAFTDGMHRVSFDKVVQVMKQTGHDLPSLYKETSEGGLAKDYQQM
- the carB gene encoding carbamoyl-phosphate synthase (glutamine-hydrolyzing) large subunit yields the protein MKENIKKVLLLGSGALKIGEAGEFDYSGSQALKALKEEGIETILINPNIATVQTSEGVADQIYFLPVTPYFVEKVIQKEKPEGIMLAFGGQTALNCGVALYKEGILEKYNVQVLGTPVQAIMDTEDRELFVQKLNEINVKTIQSEAVENAEDARWAAKELGYPVIVRAAYALGGLGSGFCDNEEQLNILVEKAFSFSPQVLVEKSLRGWKEVEYEVVRDRFDNCITVCNMENFDPLGIHTGESIVIAPSQTLTNKEYHKLRELAIRIIRHVGIVGECNVQYAFDPESEDYRVIEVNARLSRSSALASKATGYPLAFVAAKLGLGYGLFDLKNSVTKTTSAFFEPALDYVVCKIPRWDLGKFHGVDKELGSSMKSVGEVMAIGRTFEEVIQKGLRMIGQGMHGFVENKELVIPDIDKALREPTDKRIFVISKAFRAGYTIDQVHELTKIDKWFLRKLMNIMNTSEELHSWGNNHKQIADLPDELLRKAKVQGFSDFQIARAVGYEGDMEEGILYIRNHRKRVGILPVVKQIDTLAAEYPAQTNYLYLTYSGVANDVHYLGDHKSIVVLGSGAYRIGSSVEFDWCGVQALNTIRKEGWRSVMINYNPETVSTDYDMCDRLYFDELSFERVMDILELENPHGVIVSTGGQIPNNLALRLDAQHIHILGTSAKSIDNAEDREKFSAMLDRIGVDQPRWRELTSMDDIQEFVEEVGFPVLVRPSYVLSGAAMNVCSNQEELERFLKLAANVSKKHPVVVSQFIEHAKEVEMDAVAQNGEIVAYAISEHIEFAGVHSGDATIQFPPQKLYVETVRRIKRISREIAKALNISGPFNIQYLAKDNDIKVIECNLRASRSFPFVSKVLKINFIELATKVMLGLPVEKPEKNLFELDYVGIKASQFSFNRLQKADPVLGVDMASTGEVGCIGTDTSCAILKAMLSVGYRIPKKNILLSTGTMKQKADMMDAARMLVNKGYKLFATGGTHKTLAENGIESTHVYWPSEEGHPQALEMLHSKEIDMVVNIPKNLTAGELDNGYKIRRAAIDLNIPLITNARLASAFINAFCTMSVDDVAIRSWAEYK